The DNA segment CTTCGGCGTCCATGCCCGACATACCGACCAGCTCGCTGGGCAGGTGGAAACCGGTCAGTTGTTCGGCACCGCCGTCACTGATGCTGAAGGTTTTCAGGGCGCCGGAGCGCACGGCGTAGACTGACTCGAACGTATCGCCCTGACGGAACAGGAACTCACCCTTCTTCAAAGGGCGGCCGCGCTTGACGATCTGGTCCAGCGCATCCATATCTTCCATGTTCAGCGAGAGGGGCAGGCACAGCGGGGCGAGACTGCAATCCTTGCAATGAGCCTGATTATGAGCACGCACCTTGACTGGCTCGGACATCACTTGATTCCTTGTGGGAGAAGCACACATAGGATGTAAGGGTAACTCAGGCGTGATGACTTGGGCCAGCATGGCAGCTCTACCTTGATCTCTGATTGATGTCATATGACGCGTGAAAACCGTTGGCTGCTCGCAGGGTTGAGATAAGCATCAAACAGCATGCACACGGCGCGCACCAGCAACCGACCAGCCGGTAGCACGCGGATACCGTGGTCATCCATCACGATCAAACCGTCGCGGCACATGTTCAGCAACGGTGGCCAAAGCTCATGGAAATAGCCGCGAAACTCGATGGCAAAGGCTTGCTCTATGGCGGCGAAATTCAGTTCGAAGTGGCAGATCAGTTGCTGGATGACCGCACGGCGGATACGGTCGTCCTGATTGCACAGCAGCCCGCGCTTGGTCGCCAGTTGATCGCTGGCCAGCAGGCTCTGATAGTCGCTGAGGTCGTTGCTGTTCTGGCAATACAGGTCACCGATCTGGCTGATGGCCGAGACCCCGAGGCCGATCAGGTCGCAATGGCCGTGAGTGGTGTAGCCCTGGAAATTGCGTTGTAGCGTGCCTTCTTCCTGAGCAATGGCCAGTTCGTCGTCGGGCAGGGCGAAGTGGTCCATGCCGATGTAGCGATAGCCGGCCCCGGTCAGTTGTTCGATGGTGCGCTCAAGCATGCGCAGTTTCTGTTCCGGTTTGGGCAGGGCGTTATCGTCGATGCGCCGCTGCGGCATGAAGCGTTCGGGCAGGTGGGCGTAGTTGAACACCGACAGCCGGTCTGGCTGCAGGGCGATAATCTCTTCCACCGTGCGCGCGAAGCCTTCCGGTGTTTGCAGTGGCAGGCCGTAGATCAGGTCGATATTGACCGAGCGAAACTGCAGGGTGCGCGCCGCTTCAACAATCGCCCGGGTTTGCTCCAGGCTTTGCAGGCGGTTGACGGCGCGTTGCACCGCCGGGTCCAGGTCCTGCACGCCGAGGCTGACCCGGTTAAAGCCCAGCTCGCGCAGCAAGCCCATGGACGACCAGTCGGCTTCGCGGGGGTCGATTTCGATGCCGTAGTCACCGGAGTCATCCTCCAGCAGGTTGAAGTGGCTGCGCAGGCAGGCCATCAATTGGCGTAGCTCACCATGGTTGAGAAAGGTCGGCGTGCCGCCGCCCAGATGCAGTTGCTCGACCACCTGATCGGGTGCCAGATGGCAGGCCAGGGTCTTGATTTCATGCTCCAGGCGCTGCAGATAGGCCGGGGCGCGGCTGCGATCCTTGGTGATCACTTTATTGCAGGCGCAGTAGTAACAGATGTTGGCGCAGAACGGGATGTGCACGTACAGCGACAACGGGCGACGCGCCTTGCGGCTGTCACGCAGGGCATGCAGCAGGTCGAACGTGCCCACCTGCGTGCTGAACTGCACGGCGGTGGGGTAGGAGGTGTAACGCGGTCCTGCCAGATCGTAGCGACGGATCAGGTCAGAATCCCAACGAATGACGTCGAGCATGCGGGCATTCCCCTGGTTAGGCTGGCGATGCCCGAGTCTAGATCAGCGTGGGCAGGCGGATCTTGATGTACATCAATGCAGTCAATGCCCCATCAACCAGTGTTGATGCGGGCCTGGCAGGCTCCATAACCCAAAACCAATCACCAGCAGTCCTCCGGCGGTGCGCAGGCCACGGCGGCGCAGCAGTGCACGGGTGCGCTCGGCGGCCGCTCCGGTAAGCAGCAGTACCGGGCAGGTGCCCAGACCGAACGCCAGCATCAATGCGGCGCTGGTCAGTGCATTGCCCTGAATCGCTGCCCACAGCAGGACGCTGTACACCAGCCCGCATGGCAGCCAGCCCCATAGTGCACCCACCGCGGCGGCGCGGGGCAGGGTGCTGATCGGCAGCAAACGGCTGGCCAGCGGTTGCAGATGGCGCCACAGGCCACGGCCGAGGCGCTCGATGCGGGTCAGGCCGCTCCACCAGCCGGCCAGGTACAGGCCCATGGCAATTAACAACAGGGCGGCAATGACCCGCAGCACCATGGCCGCCGGGCCGTTGGCCACCGCGTGACCGAGCAGCCCGGTGAGCAGCCCGGCCAGGCCATAGCTGCTGATCCGTCCCAGGTTATAGGCCAGCAGCAGTGGCCAGCGCCGCGGGTTCGGGGCGGACAGGCTCAGCGCGCCCATCAGCCCGCCACACATACCGATGCAATGCCCGCCGCCGAGCAGCCCGAACATCACGGCCGAGCCCAGCAGGGCAAGGATTTCAGGCATGCCGGTCGCGGTCCTTGTCCTGTTGTTGACGGATCGCGGCCTGGTGACCGGGGTCCTGATCGTCGAACAGGATGCTGTGCGCCGGGCTGTCGAGATCGTCGTACTGGCCGCTGTCCACCGCCCAGAAAAAAATCCAGATGGCCAAGGCGACCAGTAACAGCGCGGCGGGAATCATGATGTAGAGCGCAGGCATGTTTGCTCCGTGACCACAGGTGAATCGGAGGTGGCCGGCACGCGGCTCAGGCGCAGGGCATTGAGCACCACGGCCAGTGAACTGAGCGACATGCCGATGGCTGCCCACACCGGGGTGATCCAGCCCAGTGCGGCGAACGGCAGCATCAGGCCATTGTACAGCGCAGCCCACAGCAGGTTCTGGATGATGACTCGTTTGCTGCGCCGCGCCAGACGCAGGGCATCAACCAGCGTCTGCAACCGGTTGGACAGCAGTACGGCATCGGCGCTGGTCTTGGCCAGGTCGGTGGCCGAACCCATGGCAATGCTGATATCGGCGGCGGCCAGCACCGGCACGTCGTTGACCCCGTCACCGAGCATCAGCACTTTGCGACCTTGCTGATGCAGGCTGTGCAGCACGGCGAGTTTGTCAGCCGGGCGCAGACCGCCCTGATATTGATCGATACCCAGCTCAGTGGCCACGCTGGCGACCATCGGTGAGCTGTCGCCCGACAACAGCAGGGTTTTCCAGCCCCGTGCCCGGCAGGCATTGAGCAACGCCGGGGCATCGCTGCGCAGGCGATCGTCGAGCACCAGCCAGGCCAGTGGCCCGTGTTGGTCGCCCAGCAGCAGCCATTGCCCGGCTTGATCAGGCATGGGCGGCACCGTATGGCCGCTCAGGGCGCAGACAAACGCGGCTTGGCCGATGCGCAGGGTGCGGCCGTCGACCTTGCCTTCCAGGCCCATTCCGGCATGGGCCTGGGTTTGCGTGGCGCGTTGCGTGGCAGGTCCGAAGGCGCGGGCGATGGGGTGTTCGGAGCGGCTTTCCAACGCAGCCGCCAGGGCCAGGCAGGTATCGGCATCCAGGGCTGCAAGCGGCAAGATACGGCGCAGTTGCAGGCGACCTTCGGTCAAGGTGCCGGTCTTGTCGAAAATCACGGTGTCGACTTGCTCCAGTGCTTCGAGCACGTGGCCACGGGTCACCAGCAAGCCCAGGCTGTGCAGGCTGCCGGTGGCGGCGGTCAACGCGGTGGGGGTGGCCAGCGACAGTGCGCAGGGGCAGGTGGCAACCAGCATGGCCAGGACAATCCAGAAGGCGCGGTCGGCGTCCAGTTGCCACCACAACGCGCCGATCAGCACCGCCGCCACCAGCGAGATGACCAGAAAAATCTGTGCGGCGCGGTCGGCCAAGCGTGCCAGTCGGGGTTTTTCTGTCTGAGCGCGTTCCAGCAAACGGACGATGGCCGACAGCCGGGTGTTCTGGCCCAGCGCCCGCACCTGGACGGTCAGCGGGCTGTCGACGTTCAGCGTGCCCGCAGTGACCGCATCGCCGGGGTTGCGCGGTTGCGGCAGGTACTCACCGGTCAGCAGCGACTCATCGATGCTCGAATGCCCCTCGATGATCGTGCCGTCAGCGGGCAGCACCGCGCCGGGCAGTACCAGCACCTGGTCGTCGAGCTGCAGTTCGCTGAGCAGAATGCGTTGCTGCTGGCCATCGGCAGTCAGGCGCAGGCATGACGCCGGCAGCAACCTGACCAGTTGCGTGGTGGCTGCGGCGGTGCGCTGCCGGGCGCGGCGCTCCAGATAGCGGCCAGAGAGCAGAAACAGCGCGAACATGCCTACGGCATCGAAGTACAGCTCGCCGCTGCCGGTAATGGCGGTCCAGATCCCTGCGCCGTAGGCCAGGCCGATGGCCAGCGACACCGATACGTCCATGCTCAATTGCCGGTTGCGCAGGTCGCGCAGTGCACCGCTGAACAGTGGGGCACAGCTATAGAACACGATCGGTGTGGTGAGAAACATCGCCACCCAGCGCAGGATGGTATGCATCCCGGCGCTGAGGTCGACATTGAACTCCGGCCAGGTCGCCATGGTTGCCATCATCGCCTGAAACCACAGCAGGCCTGCCACACCGAGGCGGCGCAGGGCCTGGCGGTTCTCACGGGCCAACTGCTCACTGGCCTGGTCAGCTTGCCAGGGATGCGCGAGGTAGCCGATCAGGCGCAGCCGTTCGAGAATCTGGCTCAGCGGCAACTGCGCGGCGTCCCAGCTCAGGTGCAGGCGATGTGTCGTCAGATTCAGCCGTGCGTGGGCAACGCCGGGCAGGCTGTGCAACTGGCGCTCGATCAGCCAGCCGCAGGCCGCGCAACTGATGCCCTCGACCAGCAGGGTGGTGTCGCTGAGTGGGCCGTCCTGGCGGACGAAGCCTTGCTGGACCTCGGGCCGGTCGTAGAGCCGCAGCTCATCGGCCAGCAGGTCGGGTAGTTGTTGCGGGTTGCTGGCCGCCGCGCTGCGGTGCTGGTAGTAGTGTTCCAGGCCGCTGGCCACGATGGTCTCGGCCACGGCCAGGCAGCCAGGGCAGCAGAACTGCCGAGGTTCGCCGAGCACTACTGTCGTGAAAGGGCGGGCGCCGGGCACTGGCAGGTCGCAGTGGTAGCAGGGTGTGGTGCAGGCTTGCTGGTCAGCCAGGCCGCCGTCTGCCACTGCATCTGACGCAGCGGGGTGGCTCAAGGTGCCGCCTGCAAAGGCTCGTCACCCAGGCTCAAAGTGCGCCCCTGGGCGATGAATTCCTCTTCGAACAACCGCCATGTACGGTTCTGCTCGCGGCCCAGCAGTTCGACAAAGCGCCGTCCCTGGACCTTGTCATCGAGCTGCCCGACATAACGGCCGGGCTCGGCCGGGCTGCGATTAAGCACCACATGACGGTCTTTGTCCGGCTGGGTTGGCGACAACAGGTTCAGCTCCAGCGTGGCGGGCAGGTGCTCGCCGCTCAGGCGCAGGTCCACTTCGCCGGTCAGTTCGTCCAGTTGCAGAGTGGCGCGCAGCTTCAGGGCCACCGCCAGTTGTTCGCGCTCCAGCGAGCGGTTGATGCCCTTGCCGGCGTCGTAGTAATTGTCGCTGACCAGATTGACCGGGTTATTCACCGCGATCACCACCATGCTCAGGCTCAGGGTCACCGAACAAGCCAGCAGGCCGATGATGAACCAGGGCCAGCGATGCCGGTACCAAGGGGCGACGGGGGAGGTAAGGTGCATGTCGAGTACTTCCTGTTAGCGAATCTGCGGGCCAATGAAACGGCTCTTGGCTTCGATACGGCTGCTGTTGTCGTCGATATCCTGAAGGGTGAACGTCACCTCGTTGGTGGACGACGGCATCTGCTCAGGAGCACTGGACAGCTCCACCGCCAGGCTCAGGCTTTCGCCGGCCGGCACCCGGATTTCCTGTTGGCCCTGCAGGCGCAGGTCAGGCAGGCCGCTGGCTTGCAGCAGATAGCTGTGCGGTTTCTGGTCCTTGTTGAGGATTTTCAGGCTGTAGACGTTCTCGATCCGGCCTTGCGCGTTTTCACGATACAGCATGCGATCCTTGCTGACATCGAAGCCCACCAGCGGACGCAACAGGAACGCGCTGACCAGCGCGCCGATCATCACCAGCAAGACCACGGCATAACCGATCAACCGGGGGCGCAGGGTCTGGGTGACCTGGCCGGACAGGTTGTGCTCGGTGGTGTAGCTGATCAACCCGCGCGGGTAGTTCATCTTGTCCATCACGTTGTCACAGGCGTCGATACAGGCCGCGCAACCAATGCATTCGATTTGCAGGCCGTCGCGGATATCGATACCGGTCGGGCACACCTGCACGCACAAGGTACAGTCGATGCAGTCACCCAGGCCCTCGGCCTTGTGATCGGCCTGCTTGCGCCGTGGGCCGCGTTGCTCGCCACGGCGCGGGTCATAGGAGACGATCAGGGTGTCCTTGTCGAACATCACGCTCTGAAAGCGCGAGTACGGGCACATGTGGATGCACACCTGCTCACGCAGCCAGCCGGCGTTGCCGTAGGTGGCCAGGGTGAAGAACGCTACCCAGAAATACGCCCAGCCGTCGGCCTGGCCGGTCAGCAATTCGATGCACAGCTCACGGATCGGCGCGAAATAGCCGACAAAGGTCAGGCCGGTGGCAATGCCGATCAATAACCACAGGCTGTGCTTGGCGCCTTTGCGCAGCAGTTTGTTGGCACTCAGCGGCGCCTTGTCGAGCCTGATGCGCTGGTTGCGGTCGCCTTCGGTGACCTTCTCGCACCACATGAAAATCCAGGTCCACACGCTTTGCGGGCAGGTGTAGCCGCACCACACCCGGCCGGCATAGACGGTGATGAAAAACAGGCCAAAGGCCGCGACGATCAGGATACCCGACAGCAGGATGAAGTCCTGCGGCCAGAAGGTTGAACCAAAAATGTAGAACTTGCGCTCCGGCAGGTTCCACCACACCGCCTGGCGGCCGTTCCAGTCGAGCCACACGGTGCCGAAGTAGATCAGAAACAGCAACGCACCACCGGCCATGCGCAGGTTGCGGAACAAACCCTTGAACGCCCGGGTATGGATCTTTTCGCGGGCGGCGTACAGCTCGACGCTGTTGCTGCCCTTGTCAGGTGGCGGGGTAATGTCTTGAAGCGGTATCCGATGACTCATCGCAACGTCCCACGGCAGTACGAAAGTGCCCGGTTCAGGCCGGGTCGAGCAGTGCTTTCTTATGCCTCGATGATACGCCCGGACCTTGGCAAGGGCCTGCGACATTGGGTCGCTTTGCCCCCTTGTGGCGCTCTGTGCAGGTGACCTGGATCAATTGACACACTAAATAGACGAATAGCCGGGCCAATCTTCATGCAACGGGCTGAACCATGGGTTGAGAACCGGCACGCGGCAATGCTGGAGATCCTGAGTGTTACGGGTCACCACCGTCAACCCATGAACCCGTGCGGTGGCGGCGATCAGGGCATCGCATTGCATTGGGGGGCGAGCTTGCCAACGAATACAGACATAGCGGATGCAGTGATCTCGCCGACCCCTTCGCCAGCAAGCTGGCTCCCACCGGATCAGAGTCGTGCCGGCTACTTGAGCCCGACGCGGGAACGGTGTACTCAGAAAGTGGGCATGACGCGGCTCCGGTGGGAGTCGGCTCAGCCGACGAATGCTGCGAGCGCGCGGCGCCGAGGCGGTGGGTGATCTTCTACGGTTCAGGTTTCTGCGACAAGCTGTAAATATAAGCCGCCAACACATGCACCCGGTCATCACCCTGAGTCGCTTTCTGGGCCGGCATCTGTCCCTGGCGCCCATTGCGGATGCTCTCCTGCAACTGGGCAAAACTGGTGCCGTAGATAAATGCCTCAGGGTGCTTCAGGGCCGGCGCTCCGAGCAGCGGCTGGCCGTTGAGCTCAGGGCCATGACAGGCGATGCAGGTCGTGGCGTAGAGCGTCTGGCCGGCCAACGGGTCGGCCTTGGCATCGGCCGGCAGCTCGCGGCCCAGGCCGGTGTACACATACGCCGCGACGTCTCTCACCCCTTGCTCGCCGAGCACCGCGCCCCAGGCCGGCATCACCGCCTGGCGACCATTGAGAATGCTGGTCTTGATCGATTGCGGATCGCCGCCCCAGCGCCAATGCTCGTCAGTCAGGTCGGGAAAACCGTAGGCGCCCTTGGCGTCAGAGCCATGACACACAGAGCAGTTGGAGGCGAACAGGCGCGCCCCCATTTGCAGTGCCTCGGGGTCTTTGGCGACGGCCTCGATCGGCATCGCGGCGAAGCGCGCAAAGGTTGGCGCATAACGCGCCTCGGCCCGCTGCATTTCCTTTTCCCACTCATGCACGCCGCTCCAGCCTTGCTGGCCGTCGGCGAAGCGCACTTTATTGTCGGCATCCAGCCATTGGTAGCCCGGCAACAGCCCGCGCCAGTTGCCCAGCCCCGGATACAGCAGCAGGTAGATCAGCGAGAACAGCAAGGTGGCGATGAACAGGTTGAACCACCAGCGCGGCAGCGGGTTGTCGTATTCCTCGATACCGTCAAAGCTGTGTTTGAGGGTTTCATCGGTCTGCTCCTGGCGCTCGCCCTTGCGGGTCGCCAGCAACAGCCAGGTCAGGCCCGCCAGGGTTGCGAGGGTCAGCAGGGTAACGTACAGGCTCCAGCCGCTGCTCATGCGTCGGGCTTCCGGTGGTCAGGGTCAAGGCTGTCGGGTTCATCGGCGAACGGCAGCAGGGTCGCTTCGTCGAAGTCCTGTTTGCGTTTGGGACTGAAC comes from the Pseudomonas sp. StFLB209 genome and includes:
- the hemN gene encoding oxygen-independent coproporphyrinogen III oxidase, producing MLDVIRWDSDLIRRYDLAGPRYTSYPTAVQFSTQVGTFDLLHALRDSRKARRPLSLYVHIPFCANICYYCACNKVITKDRSRAPAYLQRLEHEIKTLACHLAPDQVVEQLHLGGGTPTFLNHGELRQLMACLRSHFNLLEDDSGDYGIEIDPREADWSSMGLLRELGFNRVSLGVQDLDPAVQRAVNRLQSLEQTRAIVEAARTLQFRSVNIDLIYGLPLQTPEGFARTVEEIIALQPDRLSVFNYAHLPERFMPQRRIDDNALPKPEQKLRMLERTIEQLTGAGYRYIGMDHFALPDDELAIAQEEGTLQRNFQGYTTHGHCDLIGLGVSAISQIGDLYCQNSNDLSDYQSLLASDQLATKRGLLCNQDDRIRRAVIQQLICHFELNFAAIEQAFAIEFRGYFHELWPPLLNMCRDGLIVMDDHGIRVLPAGRLLVRAVCMLFDAYLNPASSQRFSRVI
- a CDS encoding sulfite exporter TauE/SafE family protein; amino-acid sequence: MPEILALLGSAVMFGLLGGGHCIGMCGGLMGALSLSAPNPRRWPLLLAYNLGRISSYGLAGLLTGLLGHAVANGPAAMVLRVIAALLLIAMGLYLAGWWSGLTRIERLGRGLWRHLQPLASRLLPISTLPRAAAVGALWGWLPCGLVYSVLLWAAIQGNALTSAALMLAFGLGTCPVLLLTGAAAERTRALLRRRGLRTAGGLLVIGFGLWSLPGPHQHWLMGH
- the ccoS gene encoding cbb3-type cytochrome oxidase assembly protein CcoS, encoding MPALYIMIPAALLLVALAIWIFFWAVDSGQYDDLDSPAHSILFDDQDPGHQAAIRQQQDKDRDRHA
- a CDS encoding heavy metal translocating P-type ATPase encodes the protein MADQQACTTPCYHCDLPVPGARPFTTVVLGEPRQFCCPGCLAVAETIVASGLEHYYQHRSAAASNPQQLPDLLADELRLYDRPEVQQGFVRQDGPLSDTTLLVEGISCAACGWLIERQLHSLPGVAHARLNLTTHRLHLSWDAAQLPLSQILERLRLIGYLAHPWQADQASEQLARENRQALRRLGVAGLLWFQAMMATMATWPEFNVDLSAGMHTILRWVAMFLTTPIVFYSCAPLFSGALRDLRNRQLSMDVSVSLAIGLAYGAGIWTAITGSGELYFDAVGMFALFLLSGRYLERRARQRTAAATTQLVRLLPASCLRLTADGQQQRILLSELQLDDQVLVLPGAVLPADGTIIEGHSSIDESLLTGEYLPQPRNPGDAVTAGTLNVDSPLTVQVRALGQNTRLSAIVRLLERAQTEKPRLARLADRAAQIFLVISLVAAVLIGALWWQLDADRAFWIVLAMLVATCPCALSLATPTALTAATGSLHSLGLLVTRGHVLEALEQVDTVIFDKTGTLTEGRLQLRRILPLAALDADTCLALAAALESRSEHPIARAFGPATQRATQTQAHAGMGLEGKVDGRTLRIGQAAFVCALSGHTVPPMPDQAGQWLLLGDQHGPLAWLVLDDRLRSDAPALLNACRARGWKTLLLSGDSSPMVASVATELGIDQYQGGLRPADKLAVLHSLHQQGRKVLMLGDGVNDVPVLAAADISIAMGSATDLAKTSADAVLLSNRLQTLVDALRLARRSKRVIIQNLLWAALYNGLMLPFAALGWITPVWAAIGMSLSSLAVVLNALRLSRVPATSDSPVVTEQTCLRSTS
- a CDS encoding FixH family protein, which codes for MHLTSPVAPWYRHRWPWFIIGLLACSVTLSLSMVVIAVNNPVNLVSDNYYDAGKGINRSLEREQLAVALKLRATLQLDELTGEVDLRLSGEHLPATLELNLLSPTQPDKDRHVVLNRSPAEPGRYVGQLDDKVQGRRFVELLGREQNRTWRLFEEEFIAQGRTLSLGDEPLQAAP
- the ccoG gene encoding cytochrome c oxidase accessory protein CcoG, which produces MSHRIPLQDITPPPDKGSNSVELYAAREKIHTRAFKGLFRNLRMAGGALLFLIYFGTVWLDWNGRQAVWWNLPERKFYIFGSTFWPQDFILLSGILIVAAFGLFFITVYAGRVWCGYTCPQSVWTWIFMWCEKVTEGDRNQRIRLDKAPLSANKLLRKGAKHSLWLLIGIATGLTFVGYFAPIRELCIELLTGQADGWAYFWVAFFTLATYGNAGWLREQVCIHMCPYSRFQSVMFDKDTLIVSYDPRRGEQRGPRRKQADHKAEGLGDCIDCTLCVQVCPTGIDIRDGLQIECIGCAACIDACDNVMDKMNYPRGLISYTTEHNLSGQVTQTLRPRLIGYAVVLLVMIGALVSAFLLRPLVGFDVSKDRMLYRENAQGRIENVYSLKILNKDQKPHSYLLQASGLPDLRLQGQQEIRVPAGESLSLAVELSSAPEQMPSSTNEVTFTLQDIDDNSSRIEAKSRFIGPQIR
- the ccoP gene encoding cytochrome-c oxidase, cbb3-type subunit III, whose product is MSSGWSLYVTLLTLATLAGLTWLLLATRKGERQEQTDETLKHSFDGIEEYDNPLPRWWFNLFIATLLFSLIYLLLYPGLGNWRGLLPGYQWLDADNKVRFADGQQGWSGVHEWEKEMQRAEARYAPTFARFAAMPIEAVAKDPEALQMGARLFASNCSVCHGSDAKGAYGFPDLTDEHWRWGGDPQSIKTSILNGRQAVMPAWGAVLGEQGVRDVAAYVYTGLGRELPADAKADPLAGQTLYATTCIACHGPELNGQPLLGAPALKHPEAFIYGTSFAQLQESIRNGRQGQMPAQKATQGDDRVHVLAAYIYSLSQKPEP
- a CDS encoding CcoQ/FixQ family Cbb3-type cytochrome c oxidase assembly chaperone encodes the protein MDSGMIRGLGTLVVLLAFIGLALWVFSPKRKQDFDEATLLPFADEPDSLDPDHRKPDA